One window of the Leucobacter komagatae genome contains the following:
- the leuC gene encoding 3-isopropylmalate dehydratase large subunit — MTETKPRTLAEKLWDDHVVVKGEPGDPDLIYIDLHLIHEVTSPQAFDGLRVADRPLRRVDLMIATEDHNTPTLNITRQIEDPTSRVQIDTLRKNVEEFGVRSHPLGDKEQGIVHVVGPQLGLTMPGITVVCGDSHTSTHGAFGALAFGIGTSEVEHVMATQTLSLKPFKTMAINVEGELRPGVTAKDIILAVIAKIGTGGGQGYVLEYRGSAIRDLSMDGRMTICNMSIEAGARAGMIAPDEKTFEYVKGREAAPKGADWDAAVEYWKTLPTDEGAVFDAEVTIDASALEPFVTWGTNPGQGVHLSETVPNPADIADANERAAAERALEYMDLEAGTPMKEIKVDAVFMGSCTNARLDDLREFASIIKGKQKADGVRLMVVPGSARVRLEAEAEGIDKIVEEFGGEWRFAGCSMCLGMNPDQLEPGERCASTSNRNFEGRQGKGGRTHLVSPLVAAATAIRGTLSSPWDLQGDDSEVAADEKVGA; from the coding sequence ATGACTGAGACGAAGCCTCGTACGCTGGCCGAGAAGCTCTGGGACGACCACGTCGTCGTCAAGGGTGAACCGGGTGATCCCGACCTCATTTACATCGACCTCCACCTCATCCACGAGGTCACCAGCCCCCAGGCGTTTGACGGCCTGCGCGTGGCAGACCGCCCGCTCCGGCGCGTTGACCTGATGATCGCGACGGAGGATCACAACACGCCGACGCTGAATATCACGCGGCAGATTGAAGATCCGACGAGCCGGGTGCAGATCGACACCCTCCGCAAGAACGTCGAAGAGTTCGGTGTGCGCTCGCACCCGCTCGGCGACAAGGAGCAGGGCATCGTCCACGTGGTTGGCCCGCAGCTCGGCCTCACAATGCCGGGCATCACCGTTGTCTGTGGTGACAGCCACACCTCGACGCACGGTGCGTTCGGCGCGCTCGCGTTCGGCATCGGCACGAGCGAGGTCGAGCACGTCATGGCGACGCAGACGCTGTCGCTGAAGCCATTCAAGACCATGGCAATCAACGTCGAGGGCGAGCTGCGCCCAGGCGTGACTGCGAAAGACATCATCCTCGCGGTCATCGCGAAGATCGGCACCGGCGGTGGCCAGGGCTACGTGCTCGAGTACCGCGGCTCCGCGATCCGCGACCTGTCCATGGACGGGCGCATGACGATCTGCAACATGTCGATCGAAGCGGGCGCGCGCGCCGGCATGATCGCGCCCGACGAGAAGACCTTTGAATACGTGAAGGGGCGCGAGGCCGCCCCGAAGGGCGCCGACTGGGACGCGGCCGTCGAGTACTGGAAGACGCTGCCGACGGATGAGGGCGCCGTATTCGACGCCGAGGTCACGATCGACGCGAGCGCGCTCGAGCCCTTCGTGACCTGGGGCACGAACCCGGGCCAGGGCGTTCACCTGAGCGAGACCGTGCCGAACCCGGCAGACATCGCTGACGCGAACGAGCGTGCCGCCGCCGAGCGCGCGCTTGAGTACATGGACCTCGAGGCCGGAACTCCCATGAAGGAGATCAAGGTCGACGCCGTGTTCATGGGATCCTGCACGAACGCGCGCCTCGACGACCTCCGCGAGTTCGCAAGCATCATCAAGGGCAAGCAGAAGGCCGACGGCGTGCGCCTCATGGTCGTTCCCGGCTCCGCTCGCGTCCGGCTCGAGGCCGAGGCCGAGGGCATCGACAAGATCGTTGAGGAGTTCGGCGGCGAGTGGCGCTTCGCGGGGTGCTCCATGTGCCTCGGTATGAACCCGGATCAGCTCGAGCCGGGAGAGCGCTGCGCGTCAACCTCCAACCGCAACTTCGAGGGCCGTCAGGGCAAGGGTGGTCGCACCCACCTCGTCTCCCCGCTGGTCGCCGCCGCGACCGCCATCCGCGGCACGCTCTCGAGCCCGTGGGACCTCCAGGGTGACGATTCCGAAGTAGCAGCCGACGAGAAGGTAGGGGCGTAA
- the leuD gene encoding 3-isopropylmalate dehydratase small subunit — MEKFTTLNATAVPLRRSNVDTDQIIPAVFLKRVTKTGFDDALFYHWRQDSEFVLNQPQYAGAQILIAGPDFGTGSSREHAVWALRDYGFKVVISARFADIFRGNSGKQGLLAAQVSEADVERLWAVIEADPKTTVSVNLEDRTVTAGDLTVSFDIDDYTRWRLMEGLDDISLTLRNESAITEFEARRPGWMPTTLPSTTA, encoded by the coding sequence ATGGAGAAGTTCACCACACTGAACGCGACCGCCGTCCCGCTGCGACGCTCGAACGTCGACACTGACCAGATCATCCCCGCGGTGTTCCTCAAGCGGGTCACGAAGACCGGGTTCGACGACGCGCTCTTCTACCACTGGCGCCAAGACTCCGAGTTCGTGCTCAACCAGCCGCAGTACGCGGGCGCCCAGATCTTGATCGCCGGCCCCGACTTCGGCACGGGCTCCTCCCGTGAGCACGCCGTGTGGGCGCTGCGCGACTACGGGTTCAAGGTCGTGATTTCGGCTCGCTTCGCCGACATCTTCCGCGGCAATTCGGGCAAGCAGGGGCTCCTCGCGGCCCAGGTCTCCGAGGCAGACGTCGAGCGACTCTGGGCCGTCATCGAGGCAGACCCCAAGACCACCGTTTCGGTCAACCTCGAGGACCGCACGGTCACCGCGGGCGACCTGACGGTTTCATTCGACATTGACGACTACACTCGGTGGCGGCTCATGGAGGGTCTTGACGACATCTCCCTGACGCTCCGCAACGAGTCCGCTATTACTGAGTTTGAGGCACGTCGCCCGGGCTGGATGCCCACGACCCTGCCCTCCACGACCGCCTAG
- a CDS encoding NAD(P)/FAD-dependent oxidoreductase, with protein MINGKVSHWWQQIGVPAPRPELPGALAADVAIVGAGFTGLWTAYYLKRQRPELRVIIIEQRHIGYGASGRNGGWLTNSITGGREQYVGAHGRDAAERFQLAMNATVDEVIRVAAEEGIDADIQKGGEFNVAYTPAQEGRIRAFAASEQTWRSTDLELLEAPEATAKINVANTRAAVWHPHAARIQPAKLVRGLAEAVERLGVEIYENTRAVEITPGNVRTTHGVVAADFVLRATEGFTAGLKGLKRLWLPMNSSLIATEPLDASVWDELGWGRGEVLGDFAHVYMYAQRTADDRIAIGGRGVPYKWGSGIDLDGETPPATAETLAAIMHRFFPATADAKIEHLWSGVLGVPRDWAATVGLDRATGLAWGGGYVGTGVTTTNLAGRTLADLILGNATELTELPWVGHRVRKWEPEPLRWIATKGLYAAYGVADAAEDRGRRSTSPIATIADVVTGR; from the coding sequence ATGATTAACGGCAAGGTATCTCACTGGTGGCAGCAGATCGGTGTGCCGGCGCCCCGGCCCGAACTGCCGGGCGCGCTCGCCGCAGACGTCGCGATTGTCGGCGCGGGGTTCACCGGGTTATGGACGGCCTACTACCTCAAGCGCCAGCGACCCGAGCTGCGCGTCATCATTATTGAGCAGCGTCACATTGGCTATGGGGCGTCCGGGCGGAACGGCGGGTGGCTGACGAACTCAATCACCGGCGGGCGTGAGCAGTACGTCGGCGCGCACGGGCGGGACGCGGCGGAGCGCTTCCAGCTCGCGATGAACGCCACCGTCGACGAGGTGATTCGTGTCGCAGCAGAAGAAGGGATCGACGCAGATATCCAAAAGGGCGGCGAGTTCAACGTCGCGTATACGCCGGCGCAGGAGGGCAGGATCCGCGCGTTCGCCGCCTCCGAGCAGACCTGGCGGTCAACTGACCTCGAGCTGCTCGAGGCGCCGGAGGCAACCGCCAAGATCAACGTCGCGAACACGCGTGCTGCGGTGTGGCACCCGCACGCGGCAAGGATCCAACCCGCGAAGCTCGTGCGCGGGCTCGCCGAGGCCGTGGAGCGGCTCGGCGTCGAGATCTACGAGAATACGCGCGCGGTCGAGATTACCCCGGGTAACGTGCGCACCACCCACGGCGTGGTGGCCGCCGACTTCGTGCTGCGCGCGACCGAGGGCTTCACCGCCGGGCTCAAGGGGCTGAAGCGCCTGTGGCTTCCAATGAACTCGTCGCTCATCGCGACCGAGCCACTCGACGCGTCAGTGTGGGACGAGCTCGGTTGGGGGCGGGGCGAAGTGCTCGGGGACTTTGCGCACGTGTACATGTACGCGCAGCGGACGGCGGACGACCGCATTGCCATCGGTGGGAGGGGCGTGCCGTACAAATGGGGATCGGGCATCGACCTCGACGGCGAAACGCCCCCGGCGACAGCGGAGACGCTGGCCGCGATCATGCACAGATTCTTTCCGGCGACGGCCGACGCCAAGATTGAGCATCTCTGGTCGGGGGTGCTCGGCGTGCCACGAGACTGGGCCGCGACGGTTGGCCTCGACCGGGCGACTGGACTCGCCTGGGGCGGCGGCTATGTCGGAACCGGCGTGACGACCACAAACCTGGCGGGGCGAACACTCGCGGACCTCATTCTCGGCAACGCTACCGAGCTCACCGAACTGCCGTGGGTGGGGCACCGCGTGCGTAAGTGGGAGCCGGAGCCGCTGCGGTGGATCGCGACGAAGGGCCTCTACGCTGCGTACGGGGTCGCTGACGCGGCTGAGGATCGCGGGCGCCGATCGACCTCGCCGATCGCGACGATTGCCGACGTCGTGACGGGGCGCTGA
- a CDS encoding TIGR00645 family protein, with amino-acid sequence MNERSTPPIQRSTDRGPGAASRTLAAFIFASRWLQAPLYLGLIIAQGVYVVLFFVELWHLFENVIVSGKITETDVMLSVLALIDIVMIANLLIMVIIGGYETFVSKIRVEGHHDEPEWLSHVNTNLLKVKLAVSIISISSIHLLKTFIEVGRMEDGLVVGPNGKVIYSNDGVFWEVMIHLAFIVSALALAWIDKMAQHHPAVQRDEVTAGAIEAQLSGTGFAAPGQASAVAGSPEAAGSVGAAGSVDGFVTVRLPAGSALPEGAEVIHPERP; translated from the coding sequence GTGAACGAACGATCGACGCCGCCAATCCAGCGCAGCACCGACCGTGGACCTGGCGCCGCCTCCCGCACCCTCGCCGCGTTCATCTTTGCGAGCCGCTGGCTGCAGGCACCGCTCTACCTCGGGCTCATCATCGCGCAGGGCGTCTACGTTGTGCTGTTCTTTGTCGAGCTGTGGCACCTGTTCGAGAACGTCATTGTCTCGGGAAAGATCACGGAGACCGACGTGATGCTGTCGGTGCTTGCGCTCATCGACATCGTCATGATCGCGAACCTCCTCATCATGGTCATCATTGGCGGCTACGAGACCTTCGTCTCGAAGATCCGCGTCGAGGGCCACCACGACGAGCCCGAGTGGCTCTCGCACGTCAACACGAACCTGCTCAAGGTGAAGCTCGCGGTTTCGATCATCTCGATCTCCTCGATCCACCTCCTCAAGACCTTCATTGAGGTTGGCCGCATGGAAGACGGCCTCGTCGTCGGCCCGAACGGGAAAGTCATCTACTCCAACGACGGCGTGTTCTGGGAGGTCATGATCCACCTCGCGTTCATCGTCTCTGCGCTCGCGCTCGCTTGGATCGACAAGATGGCGCAGCACCACCCGGCGGTGCAGCGCGACGAAGTCACCGCCGGAGCCATCGAGGCGCAGCTCTCGGGCACGGGCTTCGCTGCCCCGGGCCAGGCGAGCGCAGTCGCGGGGTCGCCGGAGGCTGCCGGCTCGGTGGGCGCTGCCGGCTCGGTGGACGGGTTCGTCACGGTGAGACTTCCTGCCGGTTCAGCCCTTCCGGAGGGCGCTGAGGTCATTCACCCCGAGCGCCCGTAA
- a CDS encoding ClpP family protease, with protein MSDSQPPRPTLFTEPYRRELYERRVLVLDGELTDDNGVLLATQLVALSAADPLADISLWIHSPGGSVPAMLAIRDLIRIIPNDVATLALGIACSAGQFLLTAGTRGKRRVLQHSRILMHQGSAGIGGTTVDVELQAAHLRHTRDTVLGITSVDTGQPLERVFEDSLHDHWFTAAESVDYGFVDGITASFDELLPRFSAPAGFGTGGVEATR; from the coding sequence ATGAGCGATTCTCAACCTCCCAGGCCCACCCTCTTCACCGAGCCGTACCGCCGCGAACTCTACGAGCGCCGCGTGCTGGTGCTCGACGGCGAACTCACCGACGACAACGGCGTACTTCTCGCGACCCAGCTGGTCGCACTCTCCGCCGCGGACCCCCTCGCGGATATCTCGCTGTGGATCCACTCGCCCGGCGGCTCCGTCCCCGCGATGCTCGCGATCCGCGATCTGATCCGGATCATTCCCAACGACGTCGCGACGCTCGCGCTCGGGATCGCCTGCAGCGCTGGCCAGTTCCTCTTGACGGCGGGCACCCGCGGCAAGCGCCGGGTCCTTCAGCACTCGCGGATCCTGATGCACCAGGGATCAGCGGGGATCGGCGGAACCACCGTCGATGTCGAGCTCCAGGCCGCGCACCTGCGCCACACGCGGGACACGGTGCTCGGGATCACGAGCGTCGATACTGGCCAGCCGCTCGAACGCGTCTTTGAAGATTCGCTGCACGATCATTGGTTTACCGCAGCGGAGAGCGTCGACTACGGTTTCGTCGACGGGATCACTGCTTCGTTTGATGAGCTCCTCCCCCGGTTCTCAGCTCCGGCCGGGTTCGGCACGGGCGGGGTGGAGGCGACGCGATGA
- a CDS encoding lysophospholipid acyltransferase family protein, protein MTKTVKLRSLPGAEKRKPSMFWLLAGLILPVWSLMVRYRFTPDSKIPKSGPFILAPNHFSEIDPIAMGAAVWHLGRVPRFMAKESLFKVPVFGWMLRKSGQIPVERAGASRATGLDNPMSSASTLIESQGGVIVYPEGTLTRDPDLWPMRGKSGAVRLALESGVPLIPAAHWGTQELMPRYGKTIRPFPRKTIEVAIGEPMDMSEFAGRHVDQKLINEATKKLMNEITALLEGLRGETAPEERWDPAKHQQNETGRF, encoded by the coding sequence ATGACGAAAACGGTGAAGCTACGAAGCCTTCCTGGGGCGGAGAAGCGCAAGCCTTCCATGTTCTGGCTGCTCGCGGGATTGATCCTTCCTGTGTGGTCGCTCATGGTTCGCTATCGCTTTACCCCGGATTCGAAGATTCCGAAGAGCGGCCCGTTTATCCTCGCGCCGAACCACTTCAGCGAGATCGACCCCATCGCGATGGGCGCCGCTGTCTGGCACCTCGGCCGCGTGCCGCGCTTCATGGCGAAGGAGAGCCTCTTCAAGGTGCCCGTCTTCGGCTGGATGCTGCGCAAGAGCGGGCAGATCCCCGTCGAGCGGGCAGGAGCGAGCCGTGCGACGGGGCTCGACAACCCCATGAGCTCGGCGAGCACCCTGATCGAGAGCCAGGGCGGCGTGATCGTGTACCCCGAGGGGACACTCACGCGCGATCCTGATCTCTGGCCGATGCGCGGCAAGAGCGGTGCAGTTCGCCTCGCCCTCGAGAGCGGCGTGCCGCTCATCCCCGCCGCGCACTGGGGCACGCAAGAACTCATGCCGCGCTACGGCAAGACAATTCGCCCGTTCCCGCGCAAGACCATCGAGGTCGCGATCGGCGAGCCGATGGACATGAGCGAGTTCGCGGGTCGCCACGTCGACCAGAAACTCATCAACGAGGCGACGAAGAAGCTCATGAACGAGATCACGGCGCTCCTCGAGGGGCTGCGCGGCGAGACCGCGCCCGAGGAACGATGGGATCCCGCGAAACACCAGCAGAACGAGACGGGGCGTTTTTGA
- a CDS encoding TerC family protein, which produces MTTALPLWFEIGSMVLLTVILIVDLLLIIKRPHVPSMREASLWVGFYVLLALLFAGAIYLLGDAQHATEFVAGWLTEYSLSIDNLFVFVLILGAFKVPSAYQQRALMIGIVLALIFRGIFILVGAAIIERFIAVFFIFGAWLIWTAWQQVKPGGHDEQGDGWLIRQVKKVMPFSDEYDGGKLRTTVAGKRMFTPFLLVLISLGATDLLFALDSIPAIFGITQSPFIVFTANVFALMGLRQLYFLLGGLLEKLPYLKYGIAAILAFIGVKLILHALHENELPFINGGNPVAVPEISTGTSLLFILAAMVIATVASVWKAKQVAKATGETLHLGAAEPHLDDEGDK; this is translated from the coding sequence GTGACAACCGCTTTACCCCTCTGGTTCGAAATCGGATCAATGGTGTTGCTCACCGTGATCCTGATTGTTGACCTGCTGCTCATCATTAAGCGGCCCCACGTTCCATCCATGCGCGAGGCCAGCCTGTGGGTCGGCTTCTACGTGCTGCTCGCGCTGCTGTTCGCGGGGGCGATCTACCTACTCGGCGACGCGCAGCACGCGACCGAGTTCGTAGCAGGCTGGCTCACCGAGTACAGTCTTTCGATCGACAACCTGTTCGTGTTCGTGCTGATCCTTGGAGCATTCAAGGTTCCGAGCGCGTACCAGCAGCGCGCGCTCATGATCGGCATCGTGCTCGCCCTGATCTTCCGCGGCATCTTCATCCTCGTCGGCGCCGCGATCATCGAGCGGTTCATCGCGGTGTTTTTCATCTTCGGCGCGTGGCTCATCTGGACGGCCTGGCAGCAGGTGAAGCCGGGCGGGCACGACGAGCAGGGCGACGGCTGGCTCATCCGCCAGGTGAAGAAAGTCATGCCGTTCAGCGATGAGTACGATGGCGGCAAGCTCCGCACGACCGTCGCCGGCAAGCGGATGTTCACGCCGTTCCTACTCGTGCTCATTTCTCTCGGCGCGACCGACCTGCTCTTCGCGCTCGACTCGATCCCGGCGATCTTCGGCATCACCCAGAGTCCGTTCATCGTGTTCACGGCGAACGTGTTCGCCCTCATGGGGCTCCGCCAACTCTATTTCCTGCTCGGCGGGCTGCTCGAGAAGCTGCCGTACCTCAAGTACGGCATCGCCGCGATCCTCGCTTTCATCGGCGTGAAGCTCATTCTCCACGCGCTCCACGAGAACGAGCTGCCCTTCATCAACGGTGGCAACCCGGTCGCGGTCCCCGAGATCAGCACCGGTACCTCGCTCCTGTTCATCCTCGCCGCGATGGTGATCGCCACGGTCGCGAGCGTGTGGAAGGCAAAGCAGGTCGCGAAGGCGACCGGCGAAACGCTCCACCTCGGCGCGGCTGAGCCGCACCTTGACGACGAGGGCGACAAGTAG
- the murA gene encoding UDP-N-acetylglucosamine 1-carboxyvinyltransferase — MIIKGGKPLKGRIEVRGAKNLATKAMVATLLGKTPSVLRNVPNISDVRVVAGLLALHGVLITKGENADEWHFDPSNVEVAHKADIDAHAGSSRIPILFCGPLLHRLGEAFIPDLGGCRIGDRPIDFHLDALREFGAVVEKLPSGISLTAPNGLKGANIELPYPSVGATEQVLLTAVLAEGQTELRNAAIEPEIIDLICILQKMGAIISMEPNRVIFIEGVEELRGYDHKAIFDRNEAASWAAAALATKGDIFVGGVRQEEMMTFLNAFRKVGGDFDVHDDGIRFWHPGGDLKPVTIETDVHPGFMTDWQQPLVVALTQASGTSTIHETVYENRFGFTDALNTMGANIVVHQNGLHDESRRVKRREFEQAAVITGPTPLTAADVVVPDLRGGFSHLIAAMIAEGESKVSNIGIIARGYENFIEKLRLLGADFVFEA, encoded by the coding sequence ATCATCATCAAGGGCGGCAAGCCGCTCAAGGGGCGCATTGAGGTGCGCGGCGCGAAGAACCTCGCCACTAAGGCTATGGTCGCGACCCTGCTCGGCAAGACCCCCAGCGTGCTGCGCAACGTGCCGAACATTTCCGACGTGCGCGTCGTTGCAGGCCTGCTCGCCCTCCACGGCGTGCTCATCACCAAGGGTGAGAACGCGGACGAGTGGCACTTCGACCCCTCGAACGTCGAGGTCGCGCACAAGGCCGACATCGACGCGCACGCGGGCTCCTCACGGATCCCGATCCTGTTCTGCGGGCCGCTCCTGCACCGCCTCGGCGAGGCGTTCATCCCCGATCTTGGCGGGTGCCGGATCGGCGATCGCCCGATCGACTTCCACCTCGATGCGCTCCGCGAGTTCGGCGCGGTCGTAGAGAAGCTGCCGAGCGGCATCAGCCTCACCGCCCCGAACGGCCTGAAGGGCGCGAACATTGAGCTGCCGTACCCCTCGGTCGGCGCGACCGAGCAGGTGCTGCTCACGGCCGTGCTCGCTGAGGGCCAGACCGAGCTGCGTAACGCCGCGATCGAGCCCGAGATCATCGACCTCATCTGCATTCTGCAGAAGATGGGCGCGATCATCTCGATGGAGCCCAACCGGGTGATCTTCATCGAGGGCGTCGAGGAGCTGCGCGGGTACGACCACAAGGCCATCTTCGACCGTAACGAGGCCGCGAGCTGGGCCGCCGCCGCGCTCGCGACGAAGGGTGACATCTTCGTCGGTGGCGTGCGCCAGGAAGAGATGATGACCTTCTTGAACGCCTTCCGCAAGGTCGGTGGCGACTTCGACGTGCACGACGACGGCATCCGATTCTGGCACCCGGGTGGCGATCTGAAGCCCGTCACGATCGAGACCGATGTGCACCCCGGCTTCATGACGGACTGGCAGCAGCCGCTCGTCGTTGCGCTCACCCAGGCGAGCGGGACGTCGACCATTCACGAGACCGTGTACGAGAACCGTTTCGGGTTCACCGATGCGCTGAACACGATGGGCGCGAACATCGTCGTCCACCAGAACGGGCTGCACGACGAATCGCGCCGCGTGAAGCGCCGCGAGTTCGAGCAGGCCGCTGTCATTACCGGGCCGACGCCGCTCACGGCGGCCGACGTCGTGGTCCCTGACCTGCGGGGCGGGTTCAGCCACCTCATCGCCGCGATGATCGCGGAGGGGGAGTCGAAGGTGTCGAACATCGGCATCATCGCGCGCGGCTACGAGAACTTCATCGAGAAGCTTCGGCTCCTCGGCGCCGATTTCGTGTTCGAGGCCTAG
- a CDS encoding NAD(P)H-dependent glycerol-3-phosphate dehydrogenase yields MGSRETPAERDGAFLNAAAARAGRPGQAGRPGQAGHGTKVAVIGAGSWGTTFAKVLCDAGSDVTIWARRSEVADEIKVARRNTQYLPGINLPKTLKATSNLAEALRGARLVFLAVPSQSLRQNLQDIEPFLEPSSVLVSLVKGVERTTTMRMSEVIHDTLDLEPDRIAVVSGPNIALEIAKEQPTGAVASCASIAVAQEVAQACSAPYFRTYVNHDVTGTELGGVLKNLIALAIGIVDGVGYGENTKASIITRGLAEMTEFAVSQGGDPITLSGLAGLGDLIATCQSPLSRNNTAGRLIGQGYSQEETREQMQQVAEGITSVAPVLELAKSRGIVMPIVQQVAMVLDGEMEPKNLGPHLATEDGIPRRELVLKRESKPGWKRLFGRRKERTS; encoded by the coding sequence ATGGGATCCCGCGAAACACCAGCAGAACGAGACGGGGCGTTTTTGAACGCGGCAGCAGCGCGAGCCGGTCGGCCAGGGCAAGCAGGTCGGCCAGGGCAAGCAGGTCACGGCACCAAGGTCGCGGTCATCGGGGCAGGGAGCTGGGGGACTACGTTCGCCAAGGTCCTCTGCGATGCCGGATCGGACGTGACGATCTGGGCGCGGCGCTCCGAGGTCGCCGATGAGATCAAGGTCGCGCGGCGCAACACGCAGTACCTCCCCGGCATCAACCTGCCAAAAACGCTGAAGGCGACCTCGAACCTCGCCGAGGCGCTCCGCGGCGCCCGCCTCGTGTTCCTCGCGGTTCCGAGCCAGTCGTTGCGCCAGAACTTGCAAGACATCGAGCCGTTCCTCGAACCGTCGAGCGTGCTCGTGAGCCTCGTGAAGGGCGTTGAACGCACCACAACGATGCGCATGAGTGAGGTCATCCACGACACGCTCGATCTTGAACCCGACAGGATCGCTGTCGTCTCGGGGCCAAACATCGCGCTCGAGATCGCGAAGGAACAACCGACGGGCGCCGTCGCCTCGTGCGCGTCGATCGCGGTTGCGCAGGAGGTCGCTCAGGCCTGCTCGGCCCCGTACTTCCGCACCTACGTGAACCATGATGTGACTGGCACTGAGCTCGGCGGCGTGCTCAAGAACCTCATCGCGCTCGCGATCGGCATCGTCGACGGCGTCGGCTACGGCGAGAACACGAAAGCCTCGATCATCACCCGCGGCCTCGCGGAAATGACCGAGTTCGCGGTCTCGCAGGGTGGCGACCCGATCACGCTCTCGGGCCTCGCGGGCCTGGGAGACCTCATCGCGACCTGCCAGTCACCGCTGTCGCGCAACAACACCGCAGGCAGGCTCATCGGGCAGGGCTACTCGCAGGAGGAGACCCGCGAGCAGATGCAGCAGGTCGCCGAGGGCATCACCTCGGTCGCGCCCGTGCTCGAACTCGCGAAATCCCGTGGCATCGTCATGCCCATCGTGCAGCAGGTCGCGATGGTGCTCGACGGCGAGATGGAGCCGAAGAACCTCGGCCCGCACCTCGCAACCGAAGACGGAATCCCGCGTCGCGAACTCGTGCTCAAGCGCGAGTCGAAGCCGGGTTGGAAGCGCCTGTTCGGGCGCCGGAAGGAGCGTACGTCGTGA
- a CDS encoding HNH endonuclease signature motif containing protein yields MTSSGRFTRQQIAEIDVFLSAIERCEKQMRQLEAEQLAALARAMQCALGDDDDGGEARELAYRSLRLELATALQESEHTAERLLSTAYIAIEHLSAAHQALQAGEISLSHLRVIVDEGAPLTVRQSADSDAEQARKMAQYEREMLEFAREETPNRLRPIARRLAAAHSEQSMAERHAEALKRRCVRVIPADEGMADLVAHLPAEDAYAIRDLVQQLAKQALALSGNEVAEGPNAGVAPVTHVARDSRTRGEAGADVFRDLLLGSGTEVGEAASLPASRVRAHIQVVIPEHGAAELVGYGPIDSATAVRVAQGAAAWDRVTVDEAGGVISVDRYRPSAEMARFLAARDLHCRAPGCRVPAKRCDLDHTVDAVRGGATSTVNLAHLCRGHHMIKHHTDWQVSQGSDGVVTWVSPTGRRHLDRPPSRVRFRRADE; encoded by the coding sequence ATGACTTCCAGTGGACGATTTACACGACAGCAGATTGCGGAGATCGACGTCTTCCTTAGCGCTATCGAGCGCTGCGAAAAGCAGATGCGCCAGCTCGAGGCCGAGCAGCTCGCGGCCCTCGCGCGTGCGATGCAGTGCGCGCTCGGCGACGATGATGATGGCGGCGAGGCGAGGGAACTCGCCTACCGCTCCCTACGGCTGGAGCTCGCTACTGCGCTGCAGGAGAGCGAGCACACAGCGGAGCGGCTCCTCTCGACGGCGTACATCGCGATCGAGCACCTGTCGGCCGCGCACCAGGCGCTTCAAGCCGGCGAGATTTCGCTGAGTCACCTTCGGGTGATCGTTGACGAGGGTGCGCCGCTCACAGTGCGCCAGAGTGCGGATAGCGACGCGGAGCAGGCACGGAAGATGGCGCAGTACGAGCGGGAGATGCTTGAATTTGCGCGGGAGGAGACGCCGAACCGCCTGCGCCCAATCGCCCGCCGCCTGGCGGCCGCGCACTCGGAGCAGAGCATGGCCGAGCGGCACGCCGAGGCGCTCAAGCGTCGTTGTGTGCGGGTCATCCCTGCTGACGAGGGGATGGCCGACCTCGTCGCGCACCTTCCGGCTGAGGACGCGTACGCTATACGGGATCTGGTCCAGCAGCTCGCGAAGCAGGCGCTTGCGCTCTCGGGCAATGAGGTGGCGGAGGGGCCCAACGCGGGCGTCGCCCCGGTCACCCACGTCGCCCGCGACTCCCGAACTCGAGGCGAAGCGGGCGCGGATGTCTTTCGTGACCTCCTGCTCGGCTCGGGGACGGAAGTGGGGGAGGCCGCGTCGTTGCCGGCGAGTCGCGTGCGCGCTCACATCCAGGTCGTCATTCCCGAGCACGGCGCAGCCGAGCTCGTCGGGTACGGCCCCATCGACTCGGCTACGGCAGTTCGTGTGGCCCAGGGAGCGGCTGCGTGGGATCGGGTGACCGTCGACGAGGCAGGGGGAGTGATCTCCGTAGACCGCTACCGGCCCTCCGCTGAGATGGCTCGATTCCTCGCGGCTCGAGACCTCCACTGTCGGGCGCCGGGATGCAGGGTACCCGCGAAGCGGTGCGACCTTGACCACACGGTCGATGCGGTCCGCGGTGGGGCCACCTCGACGGTCAATCTTGCTCACCTCTGTCGCGGGCACCACATGATCAAGCACCACACAGACTGGCAGGTGTCGCAGGGCTCCGACGGGGTCGTGACCTGGGTGAGTCCTACCGGTCGAAGGCATCTCGACAGGCCGCCGAGCCGGGTGAGGTTTCGTCGGGCAGACGAATGA